From one Rhopalosiphum padi isolate XX-2018 chromosome 2, ASM2088224v1, whole genome shotgun sequence genomic stretch:
- the LOC132923430 gene encoding golgin-84: MSWLIDLAGKAEHYLDKIDQNTAVVLQHQKEKPLKDVFKIPVSENVSVEMENKPITSVPSSPATKSLIKKPKSDSRISDEHLLQYLNSHDSTIQSQYEGQSTNYIDNSIDSISKPLSEENYMLKNEIRTLNNEMSLLQYKLKTADKDINQISMELEVNKRHSANLEKELQEAHIQLQNAQDVMFRLKEKSKIKDPATRENNLISDNNLIHENQILQNEISTLLKRIEVDELKINDLTSEKLNLEMALNNIQFENKNTVKKEILINLSNECNSMTAFTKTNLNNVALKLKECLNDLEIVNIQAAADQGALSTSELERSDILTKLNVMKSNLLSIDCGLQKSLHDLSGFKERLANIDLKSFADDSCNNHADTINGQGLMNEQMLSLKKAVACKQTELEQVLAEKNSMAIRIESLETRLKKETNVIINVNDTDDAKAKVPHFMLEKAFDTSVARGVKRAYTSLDSFGLRTGMYLRRYPLLRTILFVYVVILHLWVMLILFSYTPETN; encoded by the exons ATGTCGTGGCTCATAGACCTGGCTGGCAAAGCGGAACATTATCTGGATAAGATCGACCAGAACACTGCAGTAGTGTTACAACATCAAAAAGAAAAACCTCTGAAAGatgttttcaa AATACCAGTATCGGAAAATGTGTCAgttgaaatggaaaataaacCCATTACATCAGTACCTAGTTCGCCTGCcacaaaatcattaattaagaAACCCAAAAGTGATTCTCGCATATCTGATGAGCATCTATTGCAGTATTTAAATAGTCATGATTCGACGATCCAATCTCAA TATGAGGGTCAATCtactaattatattgataattctaTTGATTCAATATCCAAACCGTTGTCCGAAGAAAATTATAtgttgaaaaatgaaataaggacattaaataatgaaatgtcaTTATTGCAATATAAGTTGAAAACTGCAGATAAAG atattaatcaaatatcaaTGGAGCTTGAAGTAAATAAAAGACATTCAGCTAATCTAGAAAAGGAACTGCAAGAAGCTCATATACAATTACAAAATGCTCAAGATGTAATGTTCAGgttaaaagaaaaatcaaaaatcaaagatCCAGCAACTagggaaaataatttaatttctgacaataatttaatacatgaaAACCAAATTTTACAAAACGAAATATCCACGCTACTCAAAAG AATTGAAGTGGACGAATTAAAGATAAATGATTTAACTTCAGAAAAATTAAATCTGGAAATGGCActcaataatattcaatttgagaataaaaacactgttaaaaaagaaatattgataAACTTATCTAATGAATGTAATTCAATGACTGCATTCaccaaaacaaatttaaacaatgTTGCCCTAAAACTAAAAGAATGTTTGAATGATTTAGAAATTGTTAATATACAAGCAGCCGCAGACCAAgg ggCTTTAAGCACTTCAGAATTAGAACGTTCAGACATATTAACCAAATTAAATGTCATGAAGAGTAATTTACTCTCTATTGATTGTGGTTTACAGAAGTCACTGCACGATCTTAGTGGTTTTAAAGAACGGCTtgcaaatattgatttaaaatcatttGCAGATGATAGTTGTAATAATCATGCAGATACCATTAATGGACAGGGATTAATGAATGAACAAATGTTATCACTTAAAAAAGCTGTGGCGTGTAAGCAAACTGAGCTAGAACAAGTGTTAgctgaaaaaaattcaatggcaataagaattgagagtttagag ACAAGATTGAAAAAAGAAACAAATGTAATAATCAATGTTAATGATACAGATGATG cTAAAGCCAAAGTGCCTCATTTCATGTTAGAAAAAGCATTTGATACTAGTGTAGCAAGAGGAGTTAAACGTGCTTATACCAGCTTAGATTCGTTTGGTTTAAGAACAGGAATGTATTTACGACGATATCCACTATTAAggactatattatttgtttatgtg GTGATACTTCATTTGTGGGTGATGTTGATACTATTCTCTTATACTCCAGAGACCAATTAA